A stretch of the Aminipila terrae genome encodes the following:
- the dnaX gene encoding DNA polymerase III subunit gamma/tau, whose translation MPDWLMVNHERKRGSVSMYTALYRAYRPETFDTVLGQEHIVKILKNQIAGDATGHAYLFCGTRGTGKTTTARLLAKGVNCTSENIRPCGVCDNCKAIKEGTFMDVIEIDAASNNGVDNIRELKESVKYPPVVGRKKVYIIDEVHMLSSGAFNALLKTLEEPPENVMFILATTEPQKLPATILSRCLRLDFRRVPEAVLKSGMKSICQTMDIKIDDRALALVAANADGSVRDGLSILDQCLSAGSKDISREDVLDILGTAGEETFLEITDAVTRHNVAEALLLLDRVLADGKDVRQFMKDWVTHYRNLLITKFVNNAEDMLNMSCENIERICGQSQRLDVMEINNGIIELSKTMADAKWSTQPRVLLELCMVKMATGMLQKTTYAQQPQQQTGFQPLSDKTTGTREDSMRRQMPTSAAVNTQEPESGRIISASADVDKDALWHSIFEEGEASSASFNLIRTGTDLVEINDKHFVVMASSSAIENYVEKKKKVLEDIMAEHTGIRRELLCRVKGEKSGNSNGVDIASIKKNAENALGINIELI comes from the coding sequence ATGCCTGATTGGCTGATGGTCAACCATGAACGGAAGAGGGGAAGTGTAAGTATGTATACAGCATTATATAGAGCGTATCGCCCTGAAACCTTTGACACAGTCTTAGGACAAGAACATATTGTAAAAATTTTAAAAAACCAGATTGCAGGGGATGCTACAGGACATGCATATTTGTTCTGCGGGACCAGAGGTACAGGAAAAACTACTACTGCAAGACTTTTAGCCAAAGGAGTCAACTGTACTTCTGAAAATATCAGACCCTGCGGAGTTTGTGATAATTGCAAGGCCATAAAAGAAGGTACTTTTATGGACGTGATAGAAATCGATGCAGCATCAAACAATGGTGTAGATAATATCCGTGAACTGAAAGAAAGTGTAAAATATCCTCCTGTTGTAGGGCGGAAGAAAGTTTATATTATCGATGAAGTACATATGCTTTCATCGGGGGCTTTTAACGCTCTTTTAAAAACCTTAGAAGAGCCACCGGAGAATGTAATGTTTATACTGGCAACTACAGAACCTCAGAAGCTACCGGCAACTATTCTTTCCAGATGCCTGCGCTTAGACTTCAGGCGGGTTCCTGAGGCGGTGTTAAAATCAGGTATGAAGAGTATTTGCCAGACCATGGATATAAAGATAGATGACAGGGCACTTGCCCTGGTGGCAGCCAATGCTGATGGCTCCGTCAGAGATGGGCTGAGCATACTGGATCAGTGTTTGTCAGCAGGCTCCAAAGACATTTCCAGGGAGGATGTTCTGGATATATTGGGAACTGCAGGAGAAGAGACATTTCTGGAAATCACGGATGCAGTAACCAGGCATAATGTTGCAGAAGCCCTGTTGCTTTTAGACAGAGTACTGGCAGATGGAAAAGACGTCAGACAATTTATGAAAGACTGGGTGACTCATTATAGAAATCTGTTGATAACGAAATTTGTAAATAACGCAGAAGACATGCTGAACATGTCCTGTGAAAACATAGAAAGAATCTGTGGGCAGAGCCAGAGACTGGATGTTATGGAAATTAATAATGGTATTATTGAGCTTTCTAAAACTATGGCAGATGCAAAATGGTCTACTCAGCCCAGAGTACTGTTGGAGTTGTGTATGGTTAAAATGGCCACGGGGATGCTGCAGAAAACCACCTATGCGCAGCAGCCACAACAGCAGACGGGGTTCCAGCCTTTAAGCGATAAAACAACGGGGACAAGGGAAGACTCAATGAGGAGGCAGATGCCTACATCGGCTGCTGTCAATACTCAGGAGCCTGAAAGTGGAAGAATTATATCAGCTTCTGCTGATGTGGATAAAGATGCCTTATGGCATTCTATTTTTGAAGAGGGCGAGGCTTCCAGTGCAAGTTTTAATCTCATAAGGACGGGAACTGACCTTGTAGAGATAAATGATAAACATTTTGTGGTTATGGCATCCAGTTCTGCTATTGAAAATTACGTGGAGAAGAAAAAGAAAGTTCTGGAAGACATTATGGCTGAGCACACAGGAATTCGCAGAGAACTCCTATGCAGAGTAAAGGGAGAAAAAAGTGGAAACTCCAATGGTGTTGATATAGCAAGTATAAAGAAGAATGCAGAAAATGCATTGGGAATTAATATTGAATTAATATAG
- a CDS encoding YbaB/EbfC family nucleoid-associated protein, with product MGKGMRAGKKPSMGGGMGGNMQKQLQQVQAMQKRMEETQAEIEKMEATATAGGGAVTVTVNGAKQVTNIALKPEVVDPDDVEMLQDLILVAVNEALRQMEEISQNEMGKITGGLNIPGLM from the coding sequence ATGGGAAAAGGTATGAGAGCAGGAAAAAAGCCTAGCATGGGCGGCGGCATGGGTGGCAATATGCAAAAACAGCTTCAGCAGGTGCAGGCTATGCAGAAAAGAATGGAAGAAACTCAGGCAGAAATAGAAAAAATGGAAGCTACTGCTACGGCAGGGGGCGGAGCTGTAACTGTGACAGTAAATGGTGCAAAGCAGGTTACCAATATAGCGCTTAAACCAGAAGTTGTTGATCCGGATGATGTTGAAATGCTTCAGGATTTAATTCTGGTGGCAGTAAATGAAGCTTTAAGGCAGATGGAAGAAATCTCCCAAAATGAAATGGGCAAAATCACTGGAGGATTAAATATTCCTGGATTGATGTAA
- the recR gene encoding recombination mediator RecR, translating to MKYYAKPLNKLINELSKLQGIGNKTAQRLAFNILAMEDKEALAIAQAIIDAKTNMKYCSVCGNLTDTDPCTICSDPDRDQSVICVVESPKEVAAMERIREFKGLYHVLHGAISPLEGIGPEDINLKSLITRLQENDVNEIILATNPNIEGEATAMYIARLIKPSGITVSRIAHGIPVGGDLEYTDEVTLSKAMEGRRNL from the coding sequence ATGAAATATTATGCGAAACCATTAAATAAACTGATTAATGAACTTTCCAAACTTCAGGGAATTGGCAATAAGACAGCCCAGCGACTTGCCTTTAATATTCTTGCAATGGAAGACAAAGAAGCTCTTGCTATTGCACAGGCTATTATTGATGCAAAGACCAACATGAAATACTGTTCCGTCTGCGGAAACCTGACTGATACAGATCCATGTACAATCTGTTCTGATCCGGACCGGGATCAGAGTGTTATCTGCGTTGTAGAAAGCCCTAAAGAGGTAGCAGCCATGGAGAGAATCCGAGAATTCAAAGGACTTTATCACGTGCTGCATGGAGCTATTTCCCCCTTAGAAGGAATTGGACCAGAAGATATCAACCTGAAATCGCTTATTACGCGGCTTCAGGAAAATGATGTCAATGAAATTATTCTGGCAACAAATCCAAATATTGAGGGTGAAGCTACTGCAATGTATATTGCCAGATTAATCAAGCCATCAGGTATAACCGTGTCAAGAATCGCACATGGTATACCTGTTGGCGGAGATTTGGAATATACAGACGAAGTAACCCTGTCCAAAGCTATGGAAGGTCGTAGAAACTTGTGA
- a CDS encoding DUF2508 family protein, giving the protein MIQFSGLADNAEKIYKKITGAPVPPDENQMIISNLKEVHNKIARSESIFNELTDSDLIDYATYDILAEKARYTYLIKQAKKRNLHF; this is encoded by the coding sequence ATGATTCAATTCAGCGGACTGGCTGATAATGCCGAAAAAATTTATAAAAAAATTACGGGGGCGCCTGTTCCTCCAGACGAAAATCAGATGATTATTTCAAATTTAAAAGAGGTACACAATAAAATTGCCCGTTCTGAATCAATATTCAATGAGCTTACGGACAGTGATTTAATAGACTATGCAACTTACGACATTCTTGCTGAAAAGGCAAGATATACCTATTTGATAAAGCAGGCAAAAAAAAGAAACTTGCATTTTTAA
- a CDS encoding pro-sigmaK processing inhibitor BofA family protein: MDTGMEVIIFLAYAAGLLIIFLLAKFFAFSGKFIFKIIINSICGGIILIFINVIGAGFGVHLPVNVITGFGIGTLGIPGIVLLYLISA; this comes from the coding sequence ATGGACACAGGAATGGAAGTGATTATATTTCTAGCTTATGCAGCTGGCTTGCTGATTATATTTCTTTTAGCAAAGTTTTTTGCTTTCTCTGGCAAGTTTATTTTTAAAATAATTATCAACAGTATATGCGGGGGGATAATATTAATTTTTATTAATGTAATCGGAGCGGGCTTTGGGGTGCATTTACCGGTAAATGTCATCACGGGCTTTGGGATTGGCACCCTTGGAATCCCGGGCATTGTTCTTCTGTATCTGATAAGCGCATAA
- the nifJ gene encoding pyruvate:ferredoxin (flavodoxin) oxidoreductase, whose protein sequence is MTQSRMRTMDGNTAAAHVSYAFTDVAAIYPITPSSTMGEIVDEWSAYGRKNIFGQTVKVAEMQSEAGAAGTVHGSLAAGALTTTYTASQGLLLMIPNMYKIAGELLPGVFHVAARTVATHALCIFGDHSDVMATRQTGFAMLASGSVQEVMDIGGIAHLASIKSRVPFLHFFDGFRTSHEIQKIEVIGYEDFKKLVDWNAVQEFRDRALNPEHPVIRGTAQNPDIFFQAREASNKYYEDVPETVVEYMNEISKLTGRSYKPFDYVGAPDAENVIVAMGSVCETIEETMNKLILEGHRVGLIKVRLYRPFVKKYFMDVLPKTVERIAVLDRTKEPGALGEPLYQDVRTMLYGERNAPEVYGGRYGLGSKDTTPGMIHAIYDNLYHKKPKNHFTIGIEDDVTGASLPYTEGIAREPEGTIKCKFWGLGSDGTVGANKTAIKIIGDKTNLYAQGYFAYDSKKSGGVTISHLRFGEHPIQSTYLINQADFVACHNQAYLRQYDMLKDLKKGGIFLLNCLWENGKEVGEHLPAKVKRELAKKNINFYIIDAWKYAEEIGLGSRINMIMQAAFFKLTNVMPMDKAVEYLKEGIEKTYKKKGQNVVEMNWKAVDAGINGIKKIEVPAEWVNAENPKGKAEVLPEFIEEVLIPMNKQEGEDLPVSTFKDRADGTFPSGTSAYEKRGVAIHLPEWNKEACIQCNQCSFVCPHAAIRPVLLSEEEKEKAPFAFETVPATGKGLEGYHYRMQLSALDCLGCGNCADICPAKGKALNMKAYAEVVKEADNWTYSTTIPVKNNLLDKETVKGSQFAKPYIEFSGACAGCGETPYIKLVTQLFGDRMLIANATGCSSIWGASAPSMPYCKDENGRGPAWANSLFEDNAEYGYGMLLASKQMRERIEHTMKALMELDIPEDLKEAIEEWLEYKEDGQESRVKSDKVMHCIDNLKTSDGVIQMLCKRIADNKDFLVKKSVWALGGDGWAYDIGYGGLDHVLASGENINILVFDTEVYSNTGGQASKATPAAAVAKFAASGKKIKKKDLGMMAMSYGYVYVAQVGMGADKAQLLKAIAEAEAYDGPSLIIAYSPCINHGLKKGMGKSQENIKDAVEAGYWHLYRFNPELKKKGKNPFILDSKAPTASFKDFIMGQMRYSSLAREFPDIADKLFDMTEEYAKERYEGYKKLAESK, encoded by the coding sequence ATGACACAGAGTAGAATGAGAACTATGGATGGTAACACAGCAGCAGCACATGTATCATACGCATTTACTGATGTTGCAGCAATTTATCCTATAACGCCCTCATCAACTATGGGTGAAATTGTTGATGAATGGTCTGCTTATGGCAGAAAAAATATTTTTGGCCAGACTGTAAAGGTTGCAGAGATGCAGTCAGAGGCCGGTGCAGCAGGAACTGTTCATGGTTCTCTTGCAGCAGGTGCACTGACTACTACATATACAGCATCCCAGGGATTGCTGTTGATGATTCCTAATATGTATAAGATTGCAGGAGAACTGTTACCTGGAGTATTTCATGTGGCAGCAAGAACAGTAGCTACTCATGCACTATGTATCTTTGGAGATCATTCGGATGTTATGGCTACAAGACAGACTGGTTTCGCAATGCTTGCATCAGGGTCTGTACAGGAGGTTATGGATATAGGCGGTATCGCTCATCTTGCATCAATAAAATCAAGAGTGCCTTTCCTTCACTTTTTTGACGGTTTCAGAACTTCACATGAAATCCAGAAAATAGAGGTAATCGGTTATGAAGACTTTAAGAAGCTGGTAGACTGGAATGCAGTGCAGGAATTCAGAGATCGTGCATTAAATCCTGAGCATCCTGTAATCAGAGGAACTGCACAGAATCCGGATATCTTTTTCCAGGCCAGAGAAGCTTCAAATAAATATTATGAAGATGTTCCAGAAACTGTTGTGGAATATATGAATGAAATAAGCAAATTAACAGGAAGAAGTTATAAGCCTTTCGACTATGTAGGTGCACCTGATGCAGAGAACGTAATTGTGGCTATGGGTTCTGTCTGCGAAACTATTGAAGAAACTATGAATAAGCTTATTCTTGAAGGTCACAGAGTTGGACTGATCAAGGTAAGACTATACAGACCATTTGTTAAGAAATACTTTATGGATGTGCTCCCTAAGACGGTTGAAAGAATTGCAGTACTGGACAGAACCAAGGAACCTGGAGCACTGGGAGAACCATTATACCAGGATGTAAGAACCATGCTTTATGGAGAAAGAAATGCTCCTGAAGTTTATGGAGGAAGATATGGACTGGGTTCAAAAGATACAACTCCAGGTATGATTCATGCCATATATGATAATTTATATCATAAGAAGCCAAAAAATCATTTTACAATCGGTATTGAAGATGATGTAACAGGAGCTTCACTGCCATATACAGAAGGAATCGCAAGAGAACCAGAAGGAACTATAAAGTGTAAATTCTGGGGTCTGGGATCAGATGGTACAGTTGGTGCAAACAAAACTGCCATTAAGATTATCGGAGATAAGACCAATTTATACGCCCAGGGTTATTTCGCATATGACTCTAAAAAATCCGGAGGGGTAACCATTTCTCATTTAAGATTTGGTGAACATCCTATTCAATCCACTTATCTGATTAACCAGGCAGACTTTGTGGCATGTCATAATCAGGCTTATTTAAGACAGTACGATATGCTGAAAGATTTGAAGAAGGGCGGAATTTTCTTATTAAACTGTCTGTGGGAAAATGGCAAAGAAGTAGGAGAACATCTTCCTGCAAAAGTTAAGAGAGAACTGGCAAAAAAGAATATTAATTTTTATATTATAGATGCCTGGAAATACGCCGAAGAAATCGGACTTGGCAGCAGAATCAACATGATTATGCAGGCAGCGTTCTTTAAACTGACCAATGTAATGCCTATGGATAAAGCGGTAGAATATCTGAAAGAAGGTATAGAAAAGACTTATAAGAAAAAGGGCCAGAATGTTGTAGAAATGAACTGGAAGGCTGTTGATGCCGGAATTAATGGTATCAAAAAGATTGAAGTCCCTGCAGAATGGGTAAATGCTGAAAATCCTAAAGGCAAAGCGGAAGTGTTACCTGAGTTTATTGAAGAAGTTTTAATTCCGATGAATAAGCAGGAAGGGGAAGACCTGCCTGTAAGTACCTTTAAGGACAGAGCAGACGGAACATTCCCTTCAGGAACCAGTGCTTATGAAAAACGTGGAGTAGCAATACACCTTCCTGAATGGAATAAAGAAGCCTGTATTCAGTGTAATCAATGTTCCTTTGTTTGTCCTCACGCAGCTATCAGGCCGGTTCTTCTTTCAGAGGAGGAAAAAGAAAAAGCTCCTTTCGCTTTTGAAACTGTTCCAGCAACAGGAAAGGGTCTTGAAGGATATCATTATAGAATGCAGCTTTCTGCATTAGACTGTTTAGGATGCGGTAACTGTGCAGACATCTGTCCTGCTAAAGGCAAAGCCCTGAATATGAAAGCTTATGCAGAAGTAGTAAAAGAAGCAGACAATTGGACTTACAGCACAACAATTCCGGTAAAGAACAATTTACTGGATAAAGAAACTGTAAAGGGAAGCCAGTTTGCTAAACCATATATTGAGTTCTCAGGGGCTTGTGCAGGATGTGGTGAAACACCATACATAAAGTTGGTAACTCAGCTGTTTGGTGACAGAATGCTTATCGCAAATGCTACGGGATGTTCTTCTATATGGGGAGCTTCAGCGCCATCTATGCCTTATTGCAAAGATGAAAATGGCAGAGGTCCGGCTTGGGCAAATTCCTTATTTGAAGATAACGCAGAATATGGTTATGGTATGTTGCTTGCTTCGAAGCAGATGCGGGAGAGAATTGAGCATACTATGAAGGCCTTAATGGAACTTGACATTCCAGAAGACTTAAAAGAAGCTATTGAAGAATGGCTGGAATATAAAGAGGATGGACAAGAATCCAGAGTAAAGAGCGATAAAGTAATGCACTGCATAGATAATCTTAAAACATCAGATGGAGTAATCCAGATGCTATGTAAGAGAATTGCAGACAATAAGGATTTTCTGGTTAAGAAGTCAGTCTGGGCGCTTGGCGGTGACGGATGGGCTTATGATATCGGTTATGGTGGACTGGACCATGTGCTTGCCTCCGGTGAAAACATAAATATACTTGTATTCGATACAGAAGTTTACTCCAATACAGGTGGACAGGCATCCAAGGCCACTCCAGCAGCAGCAGTAGCTAAGTTTGCGGCTTCTGGAAAGAAAATAAAGAAGAAAGATTTGGGCATGATGGCTATGTCTTATGGCTATGTGTATGTTGCACAGGTTGGTATGGGTGCAGATAAGGCACAATTGCTTAAGGCAATAGCGGAAGCAGAAGCTTATGACGGACCATCACTGATTATTGCATACTCACCTTGTATCAATCATGGGCTGAAGAAAGGTATGGGTAAATCTCAGGAGAACATTAAGGATGCAGTAGAAGCTGGTTACTGGCACTTATACAGATTTAACCCTGAACTGAAGAAAAAGGGTAAAAATCCGTTTATTCTTGATTCAAAAGCTCCGACTGCAAGCTTTAAGGATTTCATTATGGGTCAGATGAGATATTCTTCACTGGCAAGAGAATTCCCGGATATTGCAGATAAATTATTTGATATGACAGAAGAATATGCTAAGGAACGATATGAAGGCTATAAAAAGCTGGCTGAAAGCAAATAA
- a CDS encoding ABC transporter ATP-binding protein, whose amino-acid sequence MEKENCIILKHINKSFGKHQVLTDVSIEVPYGNIYGMLGPSGCGKSTTVKIIAGISEATSGEVFVLNRKMPDLDLMRNVGYMAQSDALYGDLSARENLEFFGQLYGLEGARLNERIEEVIEVVNLSASIDRSVSNFSGGMKRRLSLAMTILHEPKVLILDEPTVGIDPLLRQNIWNELYQMTEKGVTILITTHVMDEAEKCTHLSMMREGKLLATGTPDEIQKRAGAEKLEDAFLYFSSNGDFGEEAEK is encoded by the coding sequence ATGGAAAAAGAAAACTGCATTATACTTAAACATATAAATAAGAGTTTTGGAAAACATCAGGTTTTAACGGACGTAAGCATTGAGGTGCCCTATGGAAATATTTATGGTATGCTGGGACCTTCAGGGTGTGGAAAATCAACTACAGTAAAAATAATTGCGGGAATATCAGAAGCTACTTCTGGAGAAGTCTTTGTATTAAATAGAAAAATGCCTGATTTGGATCTGATGAGAAATGTTGGCTATATGGCACAGTCAGATGCTCTTTACGGAGATCTGTCTGCCAGAGAAAATCTGGAGTTTTTCGGGCAGTTGTATGGATTGGAGGGAGCAAGACTCAATGAAAGGATTGAAGAGGTTATAGAGGTGGTTAATCTTTCTGCCAGCATAGACCGGTCTGTTTCGAATTTCTCTGGAGGAATGAAGCGTAGATTATCTTTAGCTATGACCATACTGCACGAACCAAAAGTCCTTATACTTGATGAACCTACTGTGGGAATAGATCCTTTGCTTAGACAAAATATATGGAATGAACTATATCAGATGACCGAAAAAGGTGTAACTATCTTAATTACAACTCATGTAATGGATGAGGCAGAAAAATGTACTCATTTATCTATGATGCGAGAAGGAAAGCTACTTGCAACAGGAACGCCTGACGAAATACAGAAAAGAGCCGGGGCAGAAAAACTTGAAGATGCATTTTTATACTTCAGCAGTAACGGTGATTTTGGAGAGGAGGCAGAAAAATGA
- a CDS encoding ABC transporter permease → MRVRALAKRILMQLRNDKRTLALMLMAPLLILTLLYFVFETAEDTVNIGIINVPQKFTEELCQNNAVPVRCQSPEAIKDGKVTAVVTLKSGKVYVWIDGSDSTRSGNAIRAIEAASRGVVQRRPDMVTDITYVYGAEDLSLFDNFAAILMGFLVFFFVFLISGISFLKERTTGTLEKVLSTPVKRWEVVAGYVLGFGIINLVQSAAITFYLVYVLRVMMVGSIWLVLLTTLVTAISALTLGILVSTAANSEFQMIQFIPIIIVPQAFFTGLFTLPPALEVVGRFMPLYYTAEALKDVMLKNAGFMDILPDLSILTALSVIFMIINTKLLKRYRNI, encoded by the coding sequence ATGAGGGTGAGAGCTCTTGCAAAGAGAATTCTGATGCAGCTAAGGAATGATAAGCGTACACTAGCATTAATGCTTATGGCTCCTCTATTAATTCTTACTTTATTGTATTTTGTGTTTGAAACGGCAGAAGATACAGTTAATATTGGAATAATAAATGTACCGCAAAAGTTTACCGAAGAGTTATGCCAGAATAATGCGGTGCCTGTTCGGTGCCAAAGCCCGGAAGCCATTAAAGATGGAAAGGTTACTGCAGTGGTAACCCTCAAGAGCGGAAAGGTTTATGTGTGGATAGATGGAAGCGATTCAACAAGATCAGGGAATGCCATAAGAGCCATAGAAGCAGCCAGTAGAGGTGTTGTCCAGAGAAGGCCGGATATGGTCACAGACATTACTTATGTGTACGGTGCAGAAGACCTGTCTTTGTTTGATAACTTTGCAGCTATACTTATGGGATTTTTAGTATTTTTTTTCGTATTCCTTATTTCAGGAATATCCTTTCTAAAAGAAAGGACCACAGGAACACTGGAAAAAGTATTATCTACACCAGTTAAAAGGTGGGAGGTAGTTGCTGGATATGTTCTGGGATTTGGAATCATTAATTTAGTCCAGTCTGCAGCAATTACTTTTTATCTGGTTTATGTTCTGAGGGTAATGATGGTTGGTTCCATCTGGCTTGTATTACTTACCACATTGGTAACAGCCATTTCTGCACTGACTTTAGGAATACTGGTGTCTACAGCGGCAAACTCCGAGTTCCAGATGATACAGTTTATCCCTATCATCATTGTTCCTCAGGCATTTTTTACAGGACTGTTTACACTCCCTCCGGCACTTGAGGTGGTTGGGCGGTTTATGCCCCTTTATTATACAGCAGAAGCTTTAAAAGATGTTATGCTTAAAAATGCAGGCTTTATGGATATACTTCCTGATCTAAGTATTCTGACTGCCTTATCCGTTATTTTTATGATTATCAATACAAAACTGTTAAAGCGATACAGGAATATATAA
- a CDS encoding HlyD family secretion protein, which translates to MKAKRKIIFIIVILIAVIAIFYIHLKDSHGYTGEVEGIMEPHCAEVSGKIVKCPIELGSQIKKGDVIAVIDNTNQKYAVEQLSLNLQKAKLAVNNSKVGRGGVADNNYNAAKASYDSAVILKEKATEDYSKAKTLYEENAISEDALNSAKVAYETAVSKVADTGAQIKNISDKTAGNAAEIDVALLESQLNQQNENLQKYTIVAGCDGIVMSKNYKEGDVVSAGYNIADISSQKERYAVIYFPEDKLDCIKYNQKAVVDLGDTSVEGQIKYIDVKAQYTPKEMQSAANRNQESVRVKVLLPEKCNVNVGQKVKVQL; encoded by the coding sequence ATGAAAGCCAAAAGGAAAATCATATTTATCATCGTAATATTAATTGCTGTAATTGCCATATTTTATATTCATTTAAAAGACAGTCATGGTTATACAGGAGAAGTTGAAGGAATCATGGAGCCCCACTGCGCAGAGGTATCAGGGAAAATAGTAAAATGCCCTATTGAACTGGGGAGCCAGATTAAAAAAGGTGATGTAATCGCAGTAATTGACAATACCAATCAGAAATATGCAGTAGAGCAATTGTCTCTGAACTTACAGAAGGCTAAATTGGCAGTGAATAACAGCAAAGTAGGAAGGGGCGGAGTTGCAGATAACAATTATAATGCGGCTAAAGCCAGCTATGATAGTGCTGTAATACTAAAAGAAAAAGCCACTGAAGATTATAGTAAAGCTAAGACATTATATGAAGAAAATGCCATTTCTGAGGATGCTTTGAACAGTGCAAAAGTGGCATATGAAACTGCGGTAAGCAAAGTAGCGGATACAGGTGCTCAGATTAAAAATATATCAGATAAAACAGCCGGCAATGCGGCTGAAATAGATGTGGCACTTTTGGAAAGCCAGTTAAACCAGCAAAATGAAAATTTACAAAAGTATACCATAGTAGCCGGATGTGACGGGATTGTAATGAGCAAAAACTATAAAGAAGGGGATGTAGTGTCAGCTGGATATAATATAGCAGATATTTCTTCCCAAAAAGAACGGTATGCAGTGATTTATTTCCCAGAGGATAAACTGGATTGTATTAAATATAATCAGAAGGCTGTGGTGGATTTGGGGGATACTTCTGTAGAAGGACAGATAAAATATATAGACGTAAAAGCTCAATATACCCCTAAAGAAATGCAAAGCGCAGCTAATAGGAATCAGGAAAGTGTAAGAGTTAAAGTCTTACTGCCTGAGAAGTGTAATGTTAATGTTGGACAGAAGGTCAAAGTTCAATTATAG
- a CDS encoding TetR-like C-terminal domain-containing protein, with product MESSRVRETKQKIKEAFLDLYKQKRIEKISIKEITDRAQINRGTFYVYYVDIYDLKEKVEEEAIEEIKEHALPVIKALIMRQKIDSEVLPKEFFYKEQAILELFFGESAEISAIKKLKKIMQETVVEMFELQKGIDDSGKIKLKYALEYVASAQLGIMAHWFQNNKELPIEELGEIIEKINLTGVITYITNELKEQGQVVPIMTGCKQ from the coding sequence ATGGAGTCAAGTCGCGTACGGGAAACAAAACAGAAGATTAAAGAGGCTTTTTTAGATTTATATAAACAGAAACGAATTGAAAAAATCAGCATAAAAGAAATCACAGACAGAGCACAAATTAACAGGGGAACATTTTATGTATATTACGTAGATATTTACGATTTAAAGGAGAAAGTGGAAGAAGAAGCTATTGAAGAAATCAAAGAACACGCTCTTCCAGTAATTAAAGCACTGATAATGAGGCAGAAAATAGACTCAGAGGTGCTGCCAAAAGAATTTTTTTATAAGGAACAGGCTATACTGGAGTTGTTTTTTGGTGAAAGTGCAGAAATAAGTGCCATAAAAAAACTTAAGAAGATTATGCAGGAAACGGTTGTAGAAATGTTTGAATTGCAAAAAGGTATTGATGATTCAGGCAAAATTAAATTGAAATATGCGTTAGAATATGTGGCTTCGGCTCAATTAGGAATAATGGCACACTGGTTTCAGAATAATAAGGAGCTGCCCATAGAGGAACTGGGAGAAATTATTGAAAAAATTAATCTCACTGGGGTCATAACTTACATTACAAATGAATTAAAAGAACAAGGGCAGGTAGTGCCTATAATGACTGGGTGCAAGCAGTGA
- a CDS encoding prepilin peptidase — MFILIFVSSVAYSAIIIYSFNLIPYKWLCDYDADISNCPAQKLLSFPLHFFLIFLFALINLLLIFSQPHSIFDIFTSVMMTGILGHICLSDILYLIIPDQHILLIFILGFLNVNPENAGYKLTGIFAGALPLLLLLALGLLLKDREYIGFGDIKLMGALGFLTGSASILNVYIISSFLSGIFFLILAFLTVIRKIRTTPAFMPLAPFISLAFTACTQSL, encoded by the coding sequence ATGTTTATTTTGATATTTGTCAGCTCAGTAGCTTATTCAGCTATTATCATCTACAGCTTTAATCTGATACCCTATAAATGGCTATGTGATTATGATGCCGATATTTCTAACTGCCCCGCACAAAAACTGCTGTCATTTCCCCTGCACTTTTTCCTGATTTTTTTATTTGCCTTAATTAATCTGCTGCTGATTTTCAGCCAGCCTCATTCAATATTTGATATATTCACCAGTGTTATGATGACAGGTATTCTTGGCCACATATGTCTGTCCGACATCCTTTACCTGATTATTCCCGATCAGCATATCCTGTTAATCTTTATTCTGGGATTCTTAAATGTGAATCCTGAAAATGCCGGTTACAAGCTCACTGGCATCTTTGCCGGAGCCCTGCCATTACTTTTATTGCTTGCTCTTGGCCTCTTATTGAAAGACCGGGAGTATATCGGATTTGGTGATATAAAACTAATGGGTGCTTTGGGTTTCCTTACAGGAAGCGCAAGTATTTTAAATGTATATATAATAAGCAGTTTTCTAAGTGGTATATTTTTTCTTATTTTAGCTTTTCTGACTGTCATAAGAAAAATCCGCACCACACCTGCCTTTATGCCTCTGGCTCCTTTTATCAGCCTTGCATTCACTGCTTGCACCCAGTCATTATAG